DNA sequence from the Candidatus Cloacimonadota bacterium genome:
ATTGTGGATTTTGGTCCTCGGGCTGGGGTATATGGTGGTCACATTGTAGCGCAAGGCTCGTTGGAAGCCATTAAGAATTGTTCTGAATCTATAACGGGAGCATATCTTGCCGGTAGAATGCTGATTCCCATCCCAGAGAAGCGATTGCAGCCAGATTCTCGCTTTCTAAGTATTATCGGTGCTATGCACAACAATCTAAAGGAAATGAACGTAAAGATTCCCTTAGGGATGTTTGTTTGTGTTACTGGAGTATCCGGAAGCGGTAAAAGCTCTTTGATAAATCAAACTCTTTCCCCATATTTAAACAATCATTTCTTCAAATCGAACCATAAAGTGGGCAAATGTAAAGAAATCCTTGGCTTAGAGCATATTGACAAAGTGATCACCATAGATCAACAGCCGATTGGACGCACTCCTCGTAGTAATCCTTGTACCTATGTAAAGCTTTTCGATTCCATCCGTAATCTTTTATCCGAATTACCGGCATCAAAGATGAGGGGATACAAGCCGGGACGTTTTTCCTTTAACGTTAAAGGTGGCAGGTGTGAGGCATGTGATGGAGCCGGAGTGCGCCAAATAGAAATGCACTTTATGGCCGATATTTACGTAACTTGTGAGGTTTGTAAGGGTAAACGATATAATAATGAGACTTTAGCAATACGTTATAAGGGTAAAAACATCAGCGAAATACTGGATATGGATGTACAGGAAGCCATTGAGTTTTTCGATGCCATTCCAGCCATTAAGAATAAGCTAAAAACCCTTCATGAAGTCGGTTTAGATTATATAAAGCTGGGGCAACCTTCCACCACTCTATCCGGAGGAGAAGCTCAGCGAATCAAACTTTCTAAAGAACTCAGCCGCCCATCCACCGGAAATACTCTATACTTGCTGGATGAACCAACAACCGGTTTGCATTTTGATGATATCAACAAACTTCTAAAGGTGCTAAACAAGCTGGTAGCAATGGGAAACACGGTGGTAGTGATAGAACACAATATGGATGTGATTAAATCTGCCGATTGGGTTATAGATTTGGGTCCCGAAGGAGGAGATAAGGGCGGCGAAATCCTAGCCGAAGGAAGCCCCGAAATGATTATGGGATCCCCAAAAAGTTCTACAGGTGAGTTTCTCAAAAAACACTATGATTATCAGATGGAAAACTTAAAACCTCCATCTAAAAAAGCACCTAAGCACAAGAAGGGGAAATAAATATGCATATCCGCTTCAGCTACCAAGCACTTACTGCCGGAAAGTATGAAGTGGGGATTGCGGGAGATTTTACTTACTGGAAGATTCTTTCTTTGCAGGATTTTGGCGGGCTATACTTAATAGATTTTGACCTCAAACCAGGTCGCTACCGTTATAAGTTCATCATCGATGGCGTTTGGAAACAGGATCCTTCCAATCCTTCCTATGAGCCAGATCCTTATGGGGGGCTAAACTCGGTTATTGAAGTTAAGAAAGAGCTTGGCATAAACTCGTGGGCAGAAGCTCTCAAAGCAGCTGCCAAGCAAGATACCCGATCGTTCATAACTTGCTACCGCCCATCTGCCAAACAATTGGAAATGCGCTTTAGCTGGTATCATAATCTTGCCGACGAAATATGCATTTTATACAAGGATACTAGCTTACCCTTATACCCTTTGGGACGCAGCAATGGCCTTATGTTGTGGCATTGCCTACTTGAGATAGATGCAACGCAAAGATTCCATATTCGCATTAAGCACAAAAACGAAACTATATATATGGGCATGGAAGGCTTTGTAAGCTCTATGGATGAGGATCTTACGCCTCTGGTGATCGATCCTGATGCCTGGCAGATATTCGAAATTCCCATGTGGTTAAAGAACTCAGTTGTGTATCAGATATTTCCCGATAGATTTTATAATGCCAATCTTGATAACGATCAAGATTTTTCTGAGGATTATTATAACGATTGCCGCACCGCACCTGCACCAGGCGAAATCTTGGGTCCCAACCGGGAATACTATCATTTGGTACAAGATTGGAATGATATCAGCGGTTTACAGCAAAGTCCCTGGCAGGCTAAGGGGATTCCAGATTGGTATTCATTTTATGGAGGAGATATAGCAGGTATAAGCCAAAAGCTTGATTATCTTAAAGATATAGGTATAAATATAATCTATTTTAACCCATTATGGGAGGCAAAATCTAACCACAAATACGATGCAGCATATTTTGATAAGCTCGATCCCCATTTTGGTAATGAGGCAGAGCTAAAGCAATTGGTGGCACTTGCGCATCAAAATGGTATCCGCATCATACTGGATGTTGCTTTCAATCATAGCGGAGAAGCTTTTTGGGCGTTTAAAGACACCATAGTCAAGGGAAAGAACTCGGCATACTGGCATTGGTACGATTGGTACAAATGGCCTTTACCCAAGCCATTGCCACTAGATTTTCAGCCGAAAGAATTTTACCAGTGTTGGTGGGGCATAAAAGATATGCCAGATCTAAATTATGACCTTTCTCGCCGGCATCCCTATGAAAACTACATTCGGGATATCAACAATGCCGAAGTAAACTGGGATTTGGTAAATCATGTTTTGGATGCGGCATCCTGGTGGATATCGGAGATAGGTATGGATGGTTTTCGCTTGGATGTTCCCGATGAAGTACCTTGGTGGTTTTGGCAGCTTTTCCGAGAGCGCATTAAAGGTTTGAAGCCAGATGCCTGGCTAGTTGGTGAAATTTGGCATAATGCCGAGGCTTGGATAGGGGGCAAATACTTCGATTCGGTGATGAACTATGCCTATTTCAAAAACCCAGTGCTGGAGTTTTTTGTGCAAAACCTGTGCTCGGTTCAGGAGTTTAAACTGCGTATTGAAGAGGGATTGGCTACTTATCCAATGCATGCCAGTTGGGCGATGATGAATCTCTTAGGATCTCATGATACCGTGCGTATTCGCCGATTGGCTAAAGATGAGCTCACCAAAATAATGTATGCCATATTCTTTCAAATGACCTTTGTAGGCATCCCGCACATTTATTATGGCGATGAAGTTTATATGGATGGGGGCAAAGATCCCGACAATCGCAGACCATTTAACTGGGATTGGCAAAAAAGCCCAACAGCAAAAAGCTTGCATG
Encoded proteins:
- a CDS encoding cyclomaltodextrinase, which encodes MHIRFSYQALTAGKYEVGIAGDFTYWKILSLQDFGGLYLIDFDLKPGRYRYKFIIDGVWKQDPSNPSYEPDPYGGLNSVIEVKKELGINSWAEALKAAAKQDTRSFITCYRPSAKQLEMRFSWYHNLADEICILYKDTSLPLYPLGRSNGLMLWHCLLEIDATQRFHIRIKHKNETIYMGMEGFVSSMDEDLTPLVIDPDAWQIFEIPMWLKNSVVYQIFPDRFYNANLDNDQDFSEDYYNDCRTAPAPGEILGPNREYYHLVQDWNDISGLQQSPWQAKGIPDWYSFYGGDIAGISQKLDYLKDIGINIIYFNPLWEAKSNHKYDAAYFDKLDPHFGNEAELKQLVALAHQNGIRIILDVAFNHSGEAFWAFKDTIVKGKNSAYWHWYDWYKWPLPKPLPLDFQPKEFYQCWWGIKDMPDLNYDLSRRHPYENYIRDINNAEVNWDLVNHVLDAASWWISEIGMDGFRLDVPDEVPWWFWQLFRERIKGLKPDAWLVGEIWHNAEAWIGGKYFDSVMNYAYFKNPVLEFFVQNLCSVQEFKLRIEEGLATYPMHASWAMMNLLGSHDTVRIRRLAKDELTKIMYAIFFQMTFVGIPHIYYGDEVYMDGGKDPDNRRPFNWDWQKSPTAKSLHGFYKELIKLRLNNRLLIEGEFSFMASCPEVILYKRYQNTDCLYCAINTAKEEKLLNHSGEIIYAHHKVRKTAEGMILSPKAMCIVHSKI